The following coding sequences lie in one Equus przewalskii isolate Varuska chromosome 25, EquPr2, whole genome shotgun sequence genomic window:
- the PNMA1 gene encoding paraneoplastic antigen Ma1, with protein sequence MAMTLLEDWCRGMDVNSQRALLVWGIPVNCDEAEIEETLQAAMPQVPYRVLGRMFWREENAKAALLELTGAIDYAAIPREMPGKGGVWKVVFKPPTSDAEFLERLHLFLAREGWTVQDVARVLGFQNPAPAPGPDMPAEMLNYILDNVIQPLVESIWYKKLTLFSGRDIPGPGEETFDPWLEHTNEVIEEWQVSDLEKRRRLMESLRGPAADVIRILKTNNPAITTAECLKALEQVFGSVESSRDAQVRFLNTYQNPGEKLSAYVIRLEPLLQKVVEKGAIDKDNVNQARLEQVIAGANHSGAIRRQLWLTGAAEGPAPNLFQLLVQIREEEAKEEEEEAEAALLQLGLEGHF encoded by the coding sequence ATGGCGATGACACTGTTGGAAGACTGGTGCAGGGGCATGGATGTGAACTCCCAGAGAGCGCTGCTGGTCTGGGGGATCCCAGTGAACTGTGATGAGGCTGAAATCGAAGAGACCCTCCAGGCTGCGATGCCCCAGGTGCCCTATCGAGTGCTTGGGAGAATGTTCTGGAGGGAAGAGAATGCGAAGGCAGCCTTGTTAGAGCTCACTGGCGCTATCGATTACGCCGCGATCCCCAGGGAGATGCCGGGTAAGGGGGGCGTCTGGAAAGTGGTCTTTAAGCCCCCGACTTCCGATGCTGAATTTTTAGAAAGGTTACACCTCTTCCTAGCGAGAGAGGGGTGGACCGTGCAAGATGTTGCCCGTGTCCTAGGGTTTCAGAACCCCGCCCCGGCCCCAGGCCCAGATATGCCAGCAGAgatgttaaattatattttggataatgTTATTCAGCCTCTTGTTGAGTCCATATGGTACAAGAAGCTGACGCTGTTCTCAGGGAGGGACATCCCGGGGCCTGGGGAGGAGACCTTTGATCCCTGGCTGGAGCACACTAATGAGGTCATAGAGGAGTGGCAGGTGTCCGATTTAGAAAAGAGGCGGCGGTTGATGGAGAGTCTTAGAGGCCCCGCCGCTGATGTCATCCGCATCCTCAAGACTAACAACCCTGCGATAACCACCGCTGAATGCCTGAAGGCGCTGGAGCAGGTGTTTGGGAGCGTCGAGAGCTCTAGGGACGCGCAGGTCAGATTTCTGAACACTTACCAGAACCCGGGAGAAAAGTTATCTGCTTATGTCATTCGTCTGGAGCCTCTGCTGCAGAAGGTGGTGGAGAAGGGGGCCATAGATAAAGATAACGTGAACCAGGCCCGTCTGGAGCAGGTCATTGCCGGGGCCAACCACAGCGGGGCCATCCGAAGGCAGCTGTGGCTGACCGGGGCTGCGGAAGGGCCGGCCCCTAACCTCTTTCAGTTGCTGGTGCAGATCCGCGAGGAGGaggccaaggaggaggaggaggaggccgaggCCGCCCTCCTGCAGTTAGGCCTGGAGGGCCACTTCTGA